One Podospora pseudopauciseta strain CBS 411.78 chromosome 4, whole genome shotgun sequence genomic window, AAATTACTCCGGTTGTGGCTCAGGTAGATGGTCATAATGGCTTTGGCTTCCCCGCAGCCCACTTGGCGATGAAGACAGCCATCGAGATGGCCAAGACGCTCGGCATTGGAATGGCCAGCGTCAAGCACAGCAACCACTTTGGCATGTCGGCTTGGATCGTGCAGCAAGCTGTTGACGCCGGGATGATGAGCTTGGTTTTCACCAACTCATCTCCTGCTCTTCCGGCAtggggtgggaaggagaagCTGCTGGGGGTCTCGCCTATTGCCTGTGGTGCGCCGGGCGGTGAAGGGTCGATACCATTCATATTAGATATGGCGCCCTCGGTTGCGGCGAGAGGAAAGATTCATAAGGCgaagagaagaggggagAAGATACCGGGGGTCTGGGCCTTGGATGCTGAAGGGAGACCAACGAATGACCCGGATAAGGCACTCGATGGAGGTGTGATGTTGCCCATGGGTGGACCGAAAGGGTCCGGGTTGGCCATCATGATGGATGTCTTTTCAGGTGTTCTTTCTGGTTCAGCATTTGCCGGCGGTGTCACTGGACCTTATGACATGTCTCAGCCCGGTGATGTCGGACATTTCCTTGTCGCCATCAAGCCGGACTTGTTCATGAGCATGGATGAGTTTAAAGGCCGGATGACAACGTTGTATCATCGAGTGGTGAGTTCAAAGAAAATGGAGGGCGTGGAAAGGATATATTTTCCGGGCGAGATTGAGCTATtgacggagaagaagaggctcgCTGAAGGCATCCCGTTTGTGCAGGCCGAAATTGATGCTCTGAACAAGGAAGCTGAGCTTTTGAAGGTTGGAAAGATTGGAGAAAGCCTTCGACTTGAGTGCCTGTGACCCATCGGCTAAAATTGTGCCCAGCGCATCCTTGCTACCAAATGTATAATAGATAGAGCCTGCCAGTCCCTATTGTTGCGGTTTGTGTAAAGACGATTGAGTGTCCATCAGTCTTGGCATCGTCGGACCGAGCCGGGCCGGCAGCTGTTCTTGACGGGTTGGTAGGAACCTTGCTGGCTGAGAACGTCAGCTTTCCCACTGCATACAAGATGCGATGGCACCAGGACGAAAACCAAAGTCCGCTGGCCCGGCGCCGCCGTCGTCAACCCTAGTTCTCGATAATGGGGCTGACACCATCAAGGCAGGCTTTGTCAccgtcgacgacgacacgaGCGATAACGCGCCCCGCGTCATCCCTAACTGCATCGCCCGCGACCGCCACAACAAGACCTATGTCGGCGCCGAGCTGGAAAAGTGCAAGGATTTTGGCGAGATTACCTTCCGGAGGCCAGTAGAGAAAGGATTTATCGTCAATTGGGAAGCTCAGAAAGAAATCTGGGACCGCGCCTTCTTTGACGACAAAGCCCCCCAAAGATGCgatccctcaacaacccGCTTGGTGCTCGCTGAGCAGCCAAACTCGCTACCAGCTCTTCAGACACATTGTGACCAGATTGTATTTGAAGAGTATGGATTCTCCAGTTATTATCGGGGCATCGGTGTGTTTTGCCTTGTCCTCTTGggcccttctttttctgcgCAGATGCTGACAG contains:
- a CDS encoding hypothetical protein (COG:C; EggNog:ENOG503NYKR); translated protein: MGGLPEYVHVNHRDARLFVVSLLVASGVSLQNAKTVALGLVQADLRGVESHGINRLPSYLARIRNGILDPKAEPTLTQITPVVAQVDGHNGFGFPAAHLAMKTAIEMAKTLGIGMASVKHSNHFGMSAWIVQQAVDAGMMSLVFTNSSPALPAWGGKEKLLGVSPIACGAPGGEGSIPFILDMAPSVAARGKIHKAKRRGEKIPGVWALDAEGRPTNDPDKALDGGVMLPMGGPKGSGLAIMMDVFSGVLSGSAFAGGVTGPYDMSQPGDVGHFLVAIKPDLFMSMDEFKGRMTTLYHRVVSSKKMEGVERIYFPGEIELLTEKKRLAEGIPFVQAEIDALNKEAELLKVGKIGESLRLECL